One Fibrobacterota bacterium genomic region harbors:
- a CDS encoding L,D-transpeptidase: MRFQSRPGYLAHRAFHRGLIRFQVWRNNRSVAEAFRDADACDVIYRRRGAAQARILKGLLIVALASASALVWHHQRTGNWDWRQGASEVKATASEILSAPLGSRHMSGPASPSANPVTAQQVALGSLAPAPALTSASLPSAASTPAPAPASAPTAKVAAPSAVAPEPSGPARFPAQANVLLACKKDRTLYAYVRKAGTWSRIAAFPMAIGRNAGDKDERGDARTPEGQFWITGMVAGPSKGPLYGALVFPLNYPRPSDRAEGKGGDGIWIHGVPAGTLPNFTHGCISLANDDILALANLATAGTPVVILSDSVGPDPARQIDTVGLEREYPGIAEKYVRKTAADSAAREKALKEARAFVANEQKHFPDLAMQSLTEADRKAILARLDKWRADWSNRALDAYATNYDASFRDRHGRPKDVFLERKAHIFESKSKIEMELRDPKIEPECYGRVRVSFRQDYLAEGADGAQRSSETKTLRLDQGPQGWLIITE, from the coding sequence ATGCGATTCCAATCCCGGCCCGGATATCTGGCCCACCGCGCCTTCCATCGCGGCTTGATCCGTTTCCAAGTGTGGCGGAATAATCGTTCCGTTGCCGAAGCCTTCCGCGATGCGGATGCTTGCGACGTCATTTATCGTCGGCGCGGCGCCGCGCAAGCGCGCATCCTGAAGGGCCTCCTCATCGTGGCCCTGGCCTCGGCGAGCGCTCTCGTCTGGCATCATCAACGGACCGGGAATTGGGACTGGCGACAAGGGGCGAGCGAGGTGAAAGCGACGGCGTCCGAAATCCTTTCCGCCCCTCTCGGGTCCCGTCATATGTCGGGACCGGCATCGCCATCCGCAAACCCGGTTACGGCGCAACAGGTGGCCCTGGGATCCCTGGCGCCCGCGCCTGCGCTGACATCCGCGTCCCTGCCATCGGCCGCTTCAACACCGGCACCCGCTCCTGCATCGGCGCCTACGGCTAAGGTCGCGGCTCCATCGGCCGTTGCCCCGGAACCATCCGGGCCCGCGCGTTTCCCGGCCCAGGCCAACGTGCTCTTGGCCTGCAAAAAAGATCGTACCCTATACGCCTACGTGCGCAAGGCCGGGACCTGGTCGCGCATCGCCGCGTTCCCCATGGCCATCGGCCGCAACGCCGGCGATAAGGATGAACGCGGCGACGCGCGCACGCCGGAAGGCCAATTCTGGATCACGGGCATGGTGGCGGGACCTTCGAAGGGACCGCTCTACGGCGCCTTGGTCTTCCCCTTGAATTACCCGCGGCCCTCCGATCGAGCCGAAGGCAAGGGCGGCGATGGAATCTGGATCCACGGCGTGCCGGCGGGGACCTTGCCGAACTTCACCCACGGCTGCATCTCCCTGGCCAACGACGATATCCTGGCCCTGGCGAACCTGGCCACCGCCGGAACGCCCGTCGTAATCCTGTCAGATAGCGTGGGCCCCGATCCCGCGCGGCAAATCGATACCGTCGGCCTGGAGCGCGAATACCCGGGCATCGCCGAGAAATACGTCCGCAAGACCGCGGCCGATAGCGCCGCGCGCGAGAAGGCCCTCAAGGAGGCCCGCGCCTTCGTGGCCAACGAGCAAAAGCACTTCCCCGATCTGGCCATGCAATCCCTGACGGAGGCCGATCGCAAGGCGATCCTGGCACGGCTCGATAAATGGCGCGCCGACTGGTCCAATCGCGCCCTGGACGCGTACGCCACCAATTACGATGCCTCTTTCCGCGATCGCCACGGGAGACCCAAGGACGTCTTCCTGGAGCGCAAGGCGCATATCTTCGAGTCCAAGTCCAAAATCGAAATGGAACTACGCGATCCCAAGATCGAACCGGAATGCTATGGACGCGTGCGCGTTTCCTTCCGTCAGGATTACCTGGCCGAAGGCGCGGACGGCGCGCAACGCAGCTCGGAAACCAAAACCCTCAGGCTGGACCAAGGCCCGCAGGGATGGCTCATCATAACGGAGTGA
- a CDS encoding bifunctional (p)ppGpp synthetase/guanosine-3',5'-bis(diphosphate) 3'-pyrophosphohydrolase — MNPDAYKNLVKKVVEKRQEREAYIRSVLGPVKDLLKKSGLEGKVFGRPKHLYSIWHKMQSRQCSFEDIYDLYALRVIVKTVGDCYAVLGLMHSLWTPLQSRFKDYIATPKSNMYQSLHTTLIGPGGKPLEIQIRTDEMDLIAEQGIAAHWGYKEGASPKQLGKENKWLKQFLEWQQDLTDSHEFMEWFRGDLVSGEIYVFTPTGDLVQLPKGATALDFAFALHSEIGLHCIGAKVDGNVVPLYRELQTGERVEILKSDSQRPSKDWLSVVATTKAKSAIRRWMRTEEIAHSIQLGKEMLEREFRQAHIPPQFQSDLKPFADKFQVADWEQLWEKLGHGEITLGSISSFVQELNHNRKKPSVLERLSFKRAPKSENSVVVSGMQNMLIRYATCCHPVPGDKIIGYVTR, encoded by the coding sequence TTGAATCCGGACGCCTACAAGAACCTGGTGAAGAAGGTGGTGGAGAAGCGCCAGGAGCGCGAGGCCTACATCCGCAGCGTGCTGGGCCCGGTCAAGGATCTGCTCAAGAAGAGCGGCCTGGAAGGCAAGGTGTTCGGGCGGCCCAAGCACTTGTACAGCATCTGGCACAAGATGCAGTCCCGCCAATGCAGCTTCGAGGACATCTACGATCTTTACGCCTTGCGCGTGATCGTGAAAACGGTGGGGGATTGCTACGCCGTGCTGGGCCTGATGCATTCCCTGTGGACGCCATTGCAATCGCGCTTCAAGGACTACATCGCCACGCCCAAGTCCAACATGTACCAGTCGCTGCATACCACCCTGATCGGGCCGGGAGGCAAGCCGCTGGAGATCCAGATCCGCACGGACGAGATGGATCTGATCGCGGAGCAGGGCATCGCCGCCCATTGGGGCTACAAGGAAGGCGCATCGCCCAAGCAATTGGGCAAAGAGAACAAGTGGCTGAAGCAGTTCCTGGAATGGCAGCAAGATCTGACCGATTCCCACGAGTTCATGGAGTGGTTCCGGGGCGATCTGGTCTCGGGCGAGATCTACGTATTCACGCCTACGGGCGATCTGGTCCAATTGCCTAAAGGCGCGACCGCCTTGGATTTCGCATTCGCGTTGCATTCGGAGATCGGCCTGCATTGCATCGGCGCCAAGGTGGATGGCAACGTGGTTCCCTTATACCGCGAGTTGCAAACGGGCGAACGCGTCGAGATCCTCAAGTCCGATTCGCAGCGGCCTTCCAAGGATTGGCTCTCGGTGGTGGCCACCACCAAGGCCAAGAGCGCCATCCGCCGGTGGATGCGCACCGAGGAGATCGCGCATAGCATACAACTGGGCAAGGAGATGCTGGAGCGCGAGTTCCGCCAGGCGCATATCCCGCCCCAATTCCAAAGCGATCTGAAGCCCTTCGCCGACAAGTTCCAGGTCGCCGATTGGGAGCAATTGTGGGAAAAGCTCGGGCATGGGGAAATCACCCTGGGGTCCATTTCCAGCTTCGTGCAGGAGCTGAATCACAATCGCAAGAAGCCGAGCGTGCTGGAGCGGCTTTCCTTCAAGCGCGCGCCCAAGTCCGAGAACTCGGTGGTGGTTTCGGGCATGCAGAACATGCTCATCCGCTACGCGACCTGCTGCCATCCGGTGCCGGGCGACAAGATCATCGGCTACGTCACTCGC
- a CDS encoding 5,10-methylenetetrahydrofolate reductase codes for MERIAGLAPDALILYDLQAEPGRAGGERPFPFLPTLEPMDYARDFLAGLDIPRIYYKCVANLDQGGFAAWLRGFPAARDACVLVGAPSSRHAGGLPLAEAYSLLASSPIACGGVAIAERHARKGDEDERLLAKHASGCAFFVSQTVYDADGTKSLLSDCALRFTAAGIPMPPILLSFSPCGSLKTMEFMKWLGIAFPRWLENELRHSPDILAKSVDLAVRNFADIVAFAKEKGVPVGINVESVSIRKEEIDASCELFRRLSEILEKKKPPAF; via the coding sequence ATGGAACGCATCGCCGGGCTCGCGCCCGACGCCCTTATCCTATACGACTTGCAAGCCGAGCCCGGCCGGGCGGGCGGGGAAAGGCCTTTCCCCTTCCTACCTACCTTGGAGCCGATGGACTACGCCCGGGATTTCCTGGCTGGTCTGGACATCCCGAGGATCTACTACAAGTGCGTAGCCAACTTGGACCAGGGAGGATTCGCGGCCTGGTTGCGCGGCTTTCCCGCCGCGCGCGATGCCTGCGTGCTGGTAGGCGCGCCTTCGTCCAGGCACGCCGGCGGGCTGCCGTTGGCGGAGGCCTATTCCCTGCTGGCTTCCTCCCCCATCGCATGCGGCGGCGTGGCCATCGCCGAACGCCACGCGCGCAAAGGCGACGAGGACGAACGTCTCTTGGCCAAGCATGCTTCGGGCTGCGCCTTCTTCGTTTCCCAGACCGTGTACGACGCGGATGGGACCAAATCCCTTCTCTCCGACTGCGCCTTGCGATTCACCGCCGCCGGAATTCCCATGCCGCCCATCCTGCTCAGCTTCAGCCCCTGCGGTTCGCTCAAGACCATGGAGTTCATGAAATGGCTGGGCATCGCCTTCCCGCGCTGGCTGGAGAATGAACTGCGCCATTCGCCGGATATCCTCGCGAAATCGGTGGACCTGGCCGTCCGCAACTTCGCCGACATCGTGGCCTTCGCGAAGGAAAAAGGCGTTCCGGTGGGCATCAACGTGGAAAGCGTCTCCATCCGCAAGGAAGAGATCGACGCCTCCTGCGAACTGTTCCGGCGGTTGTCGGAAATCCTGGAAAAGAAAAAGCCCCCCGCCTTCTAA